The Nitrospira sp. genome window below encodes:
- the rlmN gene encoding 23S rRNA (adenine(2503)-C(2))-methyltransferase RlmN, translating to MSPPAIATTLLSLTEPQMVKFVRAQRWPDYRAKQILRWIYQRRLRTITDMTDLPMHDRMTLSQSATIGRSSHVKVLTSRDGTRKLLLPLDDGMSIEAVLIPDEERLTLCVSTQVGCMLDCGFCLTGRMGLKRNLKLHEIIDQILTAQDVLRSDEHITNLVFMGMGEPLANLDSLKAAVTALTSKAWGLGWSRRRVTVSTAGLASRLTAVATLGVNLAISLNATTEEQRRALMPAASEIASLRSLLAACRRYPLASHQQLTFEYVLLAGVNDHAADARRLVQLVRGMRCKVNLIPFNEFPGSPFHRPSEQAILRFQSILRDADLDAFVRKSRGRDVLGACGQLGELSSNRPSLTPIESRC from the coding sequence ATGAGCCCTCCCGCTATCGCGACAACGCTCCTGAGTCTTACCGAACCACAGATGGTGAAGTTTGTCCGTGCGCAGCGCTGGCCGGACTATCGTGCAAAGCAAATTTTGCGCTGGATCTATCAACGACGCCTACGAACCATCACCGATATGACCGATCTCCCTATGCATGATCGCATGACGCTTTCTCAATCGGCCACGATCGGACGTTCATCCCATGTCAAGGTCCTGACCTCACGGGACGGAACGCGCAAGTTGCTGCTGCCCCTCGACGACGGCATGTCAATCGAAGCCGTGCTGATCCCGGATGAAGAGCGGCTGACGCTCTGTGTGTCAACTCAGGTGGGTTGTATGTTGGATTGCGGCTTCTGCCTGACCGGGCGCATGGGGCTTAAACGCAACCTCAAGCTTCACGAAATCATCGATCAGATCCTCACCGCGCAAGATGTGCTGAGGTCCGATGAACACATTACGAACCTCGTGTTCATGGGGATGGGAGAACCCCTGGCCAATTTAGACAGTCTCAAGGCCGCCGTGACCGCGCTGACCAGCAAAGCGTGGGGTCTTGGGTGGTCACGTAGGCGCGTGACGGTGTCGACGGCGGGGTTGGCGTCCCGCCTGACGGCCGTCGCGACGCTCGGCGTGAACCTCGCCATCTCGCTCAATGCCACCACCGAAGAACAGCGTCGGGCGCTGATGCCTGCTGCCAGCGAAATCGCTTCATTGAGGTCACTTCTGGCAGCCTGTCGCCGCTATCCCCTCGCCTCTCACCAACAGCTGACCTTCGAATATGTATTGCTCGCCGGTGTAAACGATCATGCGGCTGATGCTCGCCGCCTGGTGCAACTGGTGAGAGGCATGCGATGCAAGGTCAATTTGATTCCGTTCAATGAATTTCCGGGCAGCCCTTTTCATCGCCCGTCCGAACAGGCGATTCTTCGATTTCAATCCATCCTCCGCGACGCCGACCTCGATGCGTTTGTTCGAAAAAGCCGAGGACGGGACGTTCTCGGCGCCTGCGGACAGCTTGGAGAACTCTCCAGCAATCGACCTTCCTTGACACCTATCGAATCTCGTTGCTAG